One window of Kiritimatiellia bacterium genomic DNA carries:
- a CDS encoding phosphoribosylaminoimidazolesuccinocarboxamide synthase, whose translation MPVLTTLDLPGIPKLRSGKVREVFDLDDRLLMVATDRISAFDCILPTGIPQKGEVLNRLSAWWFERTAAIVPNHVIALEPRAFPESLRAFEDLLRGRSMLVRKAKPLPVECVVRGYLIGSGWKDYQATGAVCGLPLRPGYRLADRLDAPIFTPARKADTGHDENIPFEEVGRMIGPDLAARLRSVSLALYAHAAEHARTRGIIIADTKFEFGLDGGKLILIDELFTPDSSRFWPADSYAPGISPPSFDKQYVRDYLETLAWDKTPPAPPLPDDVVRKTREKYLEAYRRITGRADL comes from the coding sequence ATGCCAGTCCTCACCACCCTCGACCTCCCCGGCATCCCGAAGCTCCGCAGCGGCAAGGTGCGCGAGGTCTTCGACCTCGACGACCGGCTGCTCATGGTCGCCACGGACCGGATCTCCGCCTTCGACTGCATCCTGCCGACCGGCATCCCGCAGAAGGGCGAGGTGCTCAACCGGCTCTCCGCGTGGTGGTTCGAGCGCACCGCCGCCATCGTGCCGAACCACGTGATCGCCCTCGAGCCCCGCGCATTCCCGGAATCGCTGCGGGCCTTCGAGGATCTCCTGCGCGGCCGCTCCATGCTGGTCCGGAAGGCCAAGCCGCTTCCCGTCGAGTGCGTCGTCCGCGGCTACCTGATCGGGTCCGGCTGGAAGGACTACCAGGCCACGGGCGCCGTCTGCGGCCTGCCCCTGCGCCCCGGCTACCGGCTGGCCGACCGGCTCGACGCGCCGATCTTCACGCCCGCCCGCAAGGCCGACACCGGCCACGACGAGAACATTCCATTCGAGGAGGTCGGCCGGATGATCGGCCCCGATCTCGCCGCGCGGCTGCGCTCTGTGTCGCTGGCCCTCTACGCCCATGCCGCGGAGCACGCGCGGACACGGGGGATCATCATCGCCGACACCAAGTTCGAGTTCGGGCTCGACGGCGGCAAACTGATCCTGATCGACGAGCTCTTCACGCCGGACAGCTCCCGGTTCTGGCCGGCGGACTCCTACGCCCCCGGCATCTCGCCGCCGTCCTTCGACAAGCAGTACGTCCGCGACTACCTCGAAACGCTCGCGTGGGACAAGACCCCCCCCGCCCCGCCCCTGCCAGATGACGTCGTGCGGAAGACGCGCGAGAAATACCTCGAGGCCTACCGCCGGATCACCGGGCGGGCAGACCTGTGA